A region from the Benincasa hispida cultivar B227 chromosome 12, ASM972705v1, whole genome shotgun sequence genome encodes:
- the LOC120092658 gene encoding vesicle-associated membrane protein 724, whose amino-acid sequence MSQDSFIYSFVARGTMILAEFTEFTGNFPAIANQCLQKLPSANNKFTYNCDHHTFNFLVEDGYAYCVVAKESLSKQISIAFLERMKADFKKRYGGGKADTAVAKSLNKDFGPIMKEHMKYIMEHAEEIEKLIKVKAQVSEVKSIMLENLDKAFERGDNINTLADKTESLRDQAQTYRGQGTKLRRKMWYQNMKIKLVVLGILLALVLIIWVSICHGFNCTN is encoded by the exons ATGAGTCAAGACTCGTTCATTTACAGCTTTGTGGCTAGAGGAACCATGATCTTGGCCGAGTTCACTGAGTTCACTGGAAACTTTCCGGCGATTGCGAATCAATGCCTTCAGAAACTTCCTTCTGCAAACAATAAGTTCACTTACAATTGCGACCATCATACCTTTAATTTCTTGGTTGAAGATGGTTATG CTTACTGTGTTGTGGCGAAAGAATCTCTCAGTAAGCAGATATCTATAGCCTTTTTGGAACGGATGAAAGCTGACTTTAAAAAAAGATATGGAGGTGGTAAAGCCGATACTGCTGTTGCAAAAAGTCTCAATAAGGATTTTGG GCCAATTATGAAAGAGCACATGAAGTATATCATGGAACATGCAGAAGAGATCGAAAAGTTGATAAAAGTGAAGGCTCAAGTATCAGAAGTTAAGAGTATAATGTTGGAGAATCTCGACAAG GCTTTTGAGAGAGGGGACAACATTAATACTCTTGCTGACAAAACGGAAAGTCTTCGAGATCAG GCTCAGACTTACAGAGGACAAGGAACTAAACTGAGGAGGAAAATGTGGTATCAAAACATGAAGATAAAGCTAGTTGTTCTTGGGATATTATTAGCTCTTGTGCTCATAATCTGGGTTTCCATTTGCCATGGATTCAATTGCACCAATTAG
- the LOC120067915 gene encoding acyl-coenzyme A oxidase, peroxisomal-like, translating into MPCSRPSSLQLQVLKSLGWLCSQVRNQKEQRQILIDNVDYPGCYAMTVLHHGSNVQGLQTTTIFDPNTDVFIINTPNDGTIKWWIGNAAVHGKFAIVFAKLVLPTHDYKNGCPRIYCSDITLVNSHFVVGI; encoded by the exons ATG CCTTGTTCTAGGCCTTCGTCACTACAGCTGCAAGTGCTTAAG TCTTTGGGGTGGCTTTGTTCTCAAGTTAGGAACCAAAAAGAACAGAGGCAAATTCTTATTGACAATGTGGATTATCCTGGTTGTTATGCCATGACTGTACTTCATCATG GCTCAAACGTCCAGGGTCTCCAAACAACAACTATATTTGATCCCAACACTGATGTATTCATTATTAATACACCAAATGATGGAACCATCAAATGGTGGATTGGTAATGCTGCCGTTCATGGCAAGTTTGCCATTGTTTTCGCTAAGCTGGTGTTGCCAACTCATGATTATAAAAATGGGTGTCCACGCATTTATTGTTCTGATATAACTCTTGTAAATTCTCATTTTGTAGTTGGAATCTAA
- the LOC120068069 gene encoding 40S ribosomal protein S21-2-like — translation MQNEEGKITELYIPRKCSATNRLITSKDHASVQINIGHLDENGIYTGQFSTFALCGFIRAQGDADSALDRLWQKKKAEVRQQ, via the exons ATGCAGAACGAAGAGGGAAAGATCACCGAGCTCTACATTCCTAGGAAGTG TTCTGCCACAAACCGACTCATCACTTCCAAGGACCACGCCTCGGTTCAGATTAACATCGGCCACTTGGATGAGAATGGCATCTACACCGGCCAATTCTCCACTTTCGCTCTCTGCGGTTTCATCCGTGCTCAG GGAGACGCCGACAGTGCTTTGGATAGGTTGTGGCAGAAGAAGAAAGCAGAAGTTCGACAGCAGTAG